From a region of the Pectobacterium aquaticum genome:
- the rraB gene encoding ribonuclease E inhibitor RraB, which translates to MANRELLEEQREETRLIIEELLDDGSDPDALYTIEHHFSAEKFEVLEKVAVEAFKLGYEVTDAEELEVEDGVLLMCCDAISEVALKAELIDAQVEQLLALAERHGVNYDGWGTYFEDPDGEGEEDGDDEDFYDEDDDGKRH; encoded by the coding sequence ATGGCAAACCGCGAATTACTGGAAGAGCAACGGGAAGAGACACGCCTGATCATTGAAGAACTGCTGGATGATGGCAGCGATCCTGACGCGCTCTATACCATTGAACACCATTTCTCTGCTGAGAAGTTTGAAGTGTTGGAAAAAGTCGCTGTAGAAGCCTTCAAGTTGGGTTATGAAGTGACGGATGCGGAAGAACTCGAAGTGGAAGATGGCGTCTTGCTGATGTGCTGCGATGCCATCAGTGAAGTTGCGCTGAAGGCGGAGCTGATCGACGCACAGGTAGAACAGCTGCTGGCGTTGGCAGAACGCCACGGCGTGAATTACGACGGATGGGGCACCTACTTCGAAGATCCTGATGGTGAAGGCGAAGAAGACGGGGATGATGAAGATTTCTATGACGAAGATGATGACGGCAAACGCCATTAA
- a CDS encoding GNAT family N-acetyltransferase: MTTATSANLQVRPITAQDDAAIAQVIRQVSAEFGLTADKGYTVSDPNLDALFALYNQPKSAYWVVEYEGRVVGGGGIAPLVAGEEDVCELQKMYFLPVVRGKGLARQLAIQALDFARQHGFRRCYLETTGHLTSAIRLYESLGFELIPHSMGNTGHTDCEVTMLKVL; the protein is encoded by the coding sequence ATGACAACCGCGACCTCCGCCAATCTTCAGGTACGCCCAATCACTGCGCAGGACGATGCCGCTATCGCTCAGGTCATCCGCCAGGTTTCTGCTGAATTTGGTTTGACAGCCGATAAAGGCTATACCGTTTCCGACCCTAATCTGGACGCGCTGTTTGCCCTGTATAACCAGCCGAAAAGCGCCTACTGGGTGGTTGAATATGAAGGCCGCGTGGTTGGCGGTGGCGGCATTGCCCCGCTGGTCGCAGGCGAAGAAGATGTGTGTGAATTACAGAAAATGTATTTCTTACCCGTCGTACGGGGCAAAGGGCTGGCACGTCAGTTGGCGATACAGGCGCTTGATTTTGCGCGTCAGCACGGCTTTCGCCGCTGCTATCTGGAAACAACCGGGCACCTGACCAGCGCAATTCGGCTGTATGAGTCACTGGGCTTCGAGCTGATTCCCCACTCAATGGGTAACACGGGCCACACCGACTGTGAAGTGACGATGTTGAAAGTACTGTAA
- a CDS encoding M48 family metallopeptidase, which produces MNIEGHYQYPGLAARVAASLHLTDNGSIMVLNTGSSNTTFALEQVTVSDALGSIPLTLTFPDGGRFVPADDPTFRAWYSARRRPGLVHRLERHKRGVILTLFATILLVINYVYVVLPWASSALALRMPSAIEQQLGQHTLKLLRHSDFKPSKLPVERQQAMQALFQQVMPADMREDKTPLRLEMMSAPIGPNAFMLANGALIISDDLVKLAKNDNELAAVMLHEMGHHAYRHPMRMVVRSSLVSLTFMWMTGDVSGVGDTLLQSAAFINEMQFSRDMEREADAWAIAEMQLQGRSLQSMQAMYRTLIAHDHTQDEIDSLDLPDWLSTHPDMDERLKVIESEMNKH; this is translated from the coding sequence ATGAATATTGAGGGGCATTATCAATACCCCGGATTGGCGGCCCGCGTGGCCGCTTCTCTTCATTTAACGGACAACGGTTCGATAATGGTGTTGAACACTGGGTCATCGAATACGACATTTGCATTAGAGCAGGTCACGGTTTCCGATGCGCTGGGCTCGATTCCTCTAACGCTCACCTTTCCTGACGGTGGTCGCTTTGTTCCTGCCGACGATCCCACTTTTCGTGCGTGGTATTCCGCACGACGTCGCCCGGGACTTGTCCATCGCCTGGAACGCCATAAGCGTGGCGTCATTCTCACGCTATTTGCCACGATCTTGCTCGTCATAAACTACGTTTACGTCGTTCTGCCGTGGGCAAGTTCTGCGCTGGCGCTACGGATGCCTAGCGCTATCGAACAACAGCTGGGACAACATACGCTGAAGTTATTACGCCACAGTGATTTTAAGCCTTCGAAACTGCCTGTTGAACGTCAGCAGGCGATGCAAGCGCTGTTTCAACAGGTTATGCCTGCTGATATGCGGGAAGACAAAACGCCACTGCGCCTAGAAATGATGTCTGCGCCTATCGGGCCGAATGCCTTTATGCTGGCGAATGGCGCCCTAATTATCAGTGACGATCTGGTGAAGCTGGCGAAAAATGACAACGAGCTGGCCGCCGTGATGTTGCATGAAATGGGGCACCACGCCTATCGCCATCCAATGCGCATGGTGGTGCGTTCATCGCTGGTATCCCTGACTTTCATGTGGATGACGGGGGATGTCAGCGGCGTGGGGGATACCTTGTTGCAGTCTGCCGCTTTTATCAACGAGATGCAGTTTTCCCGCGATATGGAACGGGAAGCCGATGCATGGGCAATAGCAGAAATGCAGCTACAGGGCCGTTCGCTTCAGTCGATGCAGGCAATGTATCGGACCTTGATCGCTCACGACCACACTCAGGATGAGATTGATTCGCTGGATTTACCTGACTGGCTGAGTACGCACCCCGATATGGATGAGCGGCTGAAAGTCATTGAAAGCGAGATGAATAAGCACTAA
- a CDS encoding alpha/beta fold hydrolase: MINRILSGVVGVFLLMLSPLTHAQANFPEPQEGDWIAPEFTFNSGEKLKDLRIHYYTIGDKTKPAILLLHGTNQPIKSLLANGFGGELFGPGQALDSSKYFIIMPESIGSGKSSKPSDGLRMKFPQYDYNDMVQAQYRLVKEGLGINHLRLVMGYSMGGMQTWLWGEKFPDMMDALVPMASLPNELSGRNWMMRRILIEAIKNDPVWNNGDYTQQPPTLKTANIMFSIATTGGTLAYQSKAPTRAQADKLVEERLAAPSTSDANDFIYIWGSSANYNAAPELNKIKAPVLVINSADDERNPIETGILENELKKIKQATLFLIPASKDTSGHGTMMSAKFYKDELQRFLEKNHSQKNNKK, from the coding sequence ATGATTAACCGAATTTTATCAGGGGTGGTGGGTGTATTTCTGTTAATGCTGTCACCATTAACGCATGCACAGGCCAATTTCCCAGAGCCCCAAGAAGGCGACTGGATTGCGCCAGAATTTACCTTCAACAGCGGCGAAAAATTAAAAGATCTGCGTATTCATTACTACACGATCGGTGATAAGACCAAGCCCGCCATCTTATTGTTACATGGAACGAACCAGCCGATTAAGTCACTGCTAGCCAATGGCTTTGGCGGGGAGCTGTTCGGACCAGGTCAGGCGCTGGATAGCAGCAAATACTTTATTATCATGCCGGAGAGCATCGGTTCTGGAAAATCGTCCAAACCGTCAGACGGCTTACGGATGAAATTCCCACAGTACGATTATAACGATATGGTGCAGGCACAATATCGCTTAGTTAAAGAAGGGCTGGGCATTAACCACCTGCGCCTGGTGATGGGATATTCCATGGGCGGCATGCAAACCTGGCTCTGGGGTGAGAAATTCCCAGACATGATGGATGCGCTGGTGCCAATGGCATCGCTGCCGAATGAGCTGTCTGGTCGTAACTGGATGATGCGCCGCATTTTGATTGAAGCCATCAAGAACGATCCAGTGTGGAACAACGGCGACTACACGCAGCAGCCGCCAACGCTGAAAACGGCCAATATTATGTTCAGTATTGCCACCACTGGCGGTACGCTCGCGTATCAGAGCAAAGCGCCGACGCGCGCGCAGGCGGACAAACTGGTAGAAGAGCGCCTTGCGGCACCATCTACCAGCGATGCGAATGACTTTATTTATATCTGGGGTTCGTCTGCAAATTATAATGCGGCACCGGAACTGAATAAAATTAAGGCCCCTGTTCTGGTGATTAACTCTGCGGATGATGAGCGTAATCCTATTGAAACAGGCATCCTAGAGAATGAGCTTAAAAAAATTAAGCAGGCGACATTGTTCCTTATTCCCGCCAGTAAAGATACCAGCGGACATGGCACCATGATGTCGGCGAAATTTTATAAAGATGAGTTGCAACGCTTCTTAGAAAAGAATCATTCTCAGAAAAATAATAAAAAATAA
- a CDS encoding methyl-accepting chemotaxis protein, with protein sequence MFRKIKIRTALSMMVFSLAALLLFVGVLGLVAVQSGNKSFARVDMDVLPGLVALNDSSELLLRGRLDLRLYESLMGKGDVEAAKVALGRARGKVDGASEKWQEYLKYPQSEAEKVISADMAEKRNTLMQEFIDPAFTALNAGNLDEYRQRAGKSTVLYAAFDKSSKALVAFKLKSIDEAYADSNGRVALMETILYGAIACALLLAVLAWSVVTNMIVKPLNQAISVFDRIAEGDLRAQIDSSGKNEIAQLFAAVQRMRDGLENMVRVVRNGTDAISVGVEEIASGNIDLSSRTEQQAASLDETASSMEQIMSTVKNNEDNTRKANQLAQKASDSASRGGNVVSEVVDTMRSIKQSSAKISDIVGVIDGIAFQTNLLALNAAVESARAGQYGKGFAVVASEVRMLAARSATAAKEIGTMIDDSLSRIEKGAGLVEVAGNTMDEVLMDVKKVVDIMDEITLASSEQSRGISQINIAINQMDGVTQQNASLVSEVATSANSLQEQVINLQQSVSRFQIARESMEMDNVLPGLRRNTVLADAR encoded by the coding sequence ATGTTTCGTAAGATAAAGATCCGTACTGCACTTAGCATGATGGTGTTTTCGTTAGCGGCATTACTGCTTTTCGTCGGCGTGTTAGGGTTGGTTGCCGTTCAGTCAGGGAATAAATCATTTGCTCGCGTTGATATGGACGTGCTGCCAGGGCTGGTTGCACTGAATGACAGCTCCGAACTGCTGTTGCGTGGTCGGTTGGATTTGCGTCTGTACGAATCATTAATGGGGAAAGGGGATGTCGAGGCGGCTAAAGTCGCGCTAGGGCGTGCCAGGGGCAAGGTCGACGGTGCCAGTGAAAAGTGGCAGGAATACCTGAAATACCCGCAGTCCGAAGCGGAGAAGGTCATTTCGGCGGACATGGCTGAAAAGCGTAACACGCTGATGCAGGAGTTTATCGATCCGGCATTTACGGCGCTTAATGCAGGGAATCTGGATGAATATCGCCAGCGTGCTGGGAAATCGACGGTGCTGTATGCCGCGTTTGATAAATCCTCTAAAGCGCTGGTTGCCTTTAAGTTGAAGAGCATTGATGAAGCCTACGCAGATTCAAATGGGCGTGTGGCGCTGATGGAAACCATCCTGTACGGTGCGATCGCCTGTGCTCTGCTGCTGGCGGTGCTGGCTTGGTCTGTGGTGACCAACATGATCGTGAAACCGCTGAATCAGGCGATTTCCGTCTTTGATCGCATCGCCGAAGGCGACCTGCGGGCACAGATTGATAGCAGCGGAAAAAATGAAATTGCACAGTTGTTTGCTGCGGTTCAACGTATGCGTGACGGGCTGGAAAATATGGTGCGCGTGGTGCGTAACGGTACCGATGCAATCAGCGTAGGGGTTGAAGAAATCGCCTCCGGCAACATCGATCTTTCCAGCCGTACCGAGCAGCAGGCGGCTTCGTTGGATGAGACGGCTTCAAGTATGGAGCAGATCATGTCGACGGTGAAAAACAACGAAGACAACACGCGTAAGGCTAATCAACTGGCGCAGAAGGCCTCTGACTCCGCGTCTCGCGGCGGGAACGTTGTCTCCGAAGTGGTGGATACCATGCGTTCCATCAAGCAGAGCTCTGCCAAGATCTCCGACATTGTTGGCGTAATCGACGGCATCGCTTTCCAGACCAACCTGCTGGCGCTGAACGCGGCGGTGGAATCTGCGCGTGCGGGTCAATACGGTAAAGGCTTTGCGGTGGTGGCTTCCGAAGTGCGGATGCTGGCTGCGCGCAGTGCGACGGCCGCGAAAGAGATCGGCACTATGATCGATGATTCGCTCAGCCGTATTGAAAAGGGCGCGGGGCTGGTTGAAGTCGCGGGCAACACGATGGACGAAGTGCTGATGGATGTGAAAAAAGTGGTCGATATTATGGATGAGATCACGCTGGCTTCCAGCGAGCAGAGTCGCGGTATTTCACAGATCAATATTGCCATCAACCAGATGGATGGTGTGACGCAGCAGAATGCGTCTTTGGTATCCGAAGTCGCGACGTCAGCGAATTCACTTCAGGAGCAGGTTATTAATCTGCAACAGTCCGTTTCCCGTTTCCAGATCGCAAGAGAAAGCATGGAAATGGACAACGTGCTGCCCGGCTTGCGCCGGAACACTGTGCTGGCCGATGCCCGTTAA
- a CDS encoding methyl-accepting chemotaxis protein produces MNFLKNMRIGNRLFLGFGLLITLTLTLSSLEYVFIKNIEKEVDKITEDRIVKTNLLRDIRDHLNNNIQTVRDIILLPGDKRQEKQNLRQTITAITTTSNATYSHLDNIIKFGKGRELFDELTGIRKQYGITIDQAITYAIEGTDEQATAFLFNDVAKIQKSYFTKLGELLDYQQENVDKSKVETKLFISEALFWTLLLSAFSAILGMLIAWLLTRSVTAPLSIALSSAQRIGEGDLRGTIAVDSRDEVGQLLEAMRDMQSSLTKTVITVRDNAESVATASIQIAQGNADLSSRTEEQASALEETSSTMTQLGMTVKNNADNARQADQLAKNASTVAQQGGQVVDDVVATMKAIDESSRSIADIINVIDSIAFQTNILALNAAVEAARAGEQGRGFAVVAGEVRSLAQRSAEAAKEIKTLITTSVERVEQGSDLANKAGETMQQVVGAIRQLTDTVAEISSASAEQSTGVDQVGIAVNQMDQTTQQNAALVEESAAAALSLQDQADLLVRAVSVFKVAGNQSSISAPQLTHRALSPKAMLPAAAGAAHQNSGDWTSF; encoded by the coding sequence ATGAATTTTTTGAAGAATATGAGAATTGGCAATCGACTCTTTCTGGGGTTCGGGTTACTGATTACACTAACGTTGACACTGTCGTCGCTCGAATATGTTTTTATAAAAAACATAGAAAAAGAGGTCGATAAAATTACCGAAGATAGAATAGTTAAGACCAATCTGTTACGCGATATAAGAGACCATTTAAATAACAACATCCAGACAGTACGGGATATTATCCTACTCCCCGGTGATAAACGTCAGGAAAAACAGAATTTAAGACAAACTATCACTGCTATAACGACAACCTCAAACGCGACATATAGTCATTTAGACAACATAATAAAATTTGGGAAAGGTCGGGAACTGTTTGATGAATTAACAGGCATAAGAAAACAATATGGCATTACTATTGATCAAGCCATAACCTATGCCATTGAAGGGACGGATGAACAGGCAACGGCATTTTTATTCAATGATGTCGCTAAAATTCAAAAAAGTTATTTCACTAAACTGGGCGAGCTTCTTGATTATCAACAAGAAAACGTCGACAAGTCCAAAGTTGAGACAAAGTTATTTATTTCCGAAGCCCTGTTCTGGACACTCTTACTGTCAGCCTTTTCAGCCATTTTAGGGATGCTGATTGCCTGGTTGCTGACGCGCAGTGTGACCGCGCCTTTATCCATTGCGCTATCTTCTGCTCAGCGCATTGGCGAAGGTGACCTGCGTGGAACGATTGCAGTCGATAGCCGTGATGAAGTAGGCCAGTTGCTGGAAGCAATGCGTGATATGCAATCCTCGCTGACCAAAACGGTCATCACTGTCAGAGATAATGCGGAGAGTGTCGCCACCGCGAGTATACAAATTGCCCAAGGCAATGCGGACCTTTCATCCCGAACCGAAGAACAGGCAAGTGCGTTAGAAGAAACCTCTTCCACCATGACTCAACTGGGCATGACGGTGAAAAATAACGCCGATAATGCTCGTCAGGCCGATCAGCTAGCCAAAAACGCCAGCACGGTGGCACAGCAGGGAGGCCAGGTGGTTGATGACGTCGTAGCAACGATGAAGGCCATTGACGAAAGTTCCCGGAGCATTGCAGACATCATCAATGTCATTGATAGTATTGCTTTTCAGACCAACATACTGGCTCTCAACGCCGCGGTAGAGGCAGCACGAGCGGGCGAACAAGGGCGTGGATTCGCGGTTGTCGCAGGGGAAGTGCGTAGTCTGGCACAGCGAAGCGCAGAGGCTGCAAAAGAGATTAAAACGTTGATCACAACAAGCGTCGAGCGCGTAGAACAGGGATCCGATTTGGCGAATAAAGCCGGGGAAACCATGCAACAAGTCGTGGGCGCTATTCGTCAGTTAACTGATACGGTGGCAGAAATCAGCTCAGCCAGCGCGGAACAATCTACGGGGGTTGATCAGGTGGGTATCGCGGTCAATCAGATGGATCAGACAACACAGCAGAACGCCGCACTCGTGGAAGAATCAGCAGCAGCGGCACTGAGTCTTCAGGATCAAGCCGACCTACTTGTTAGAGCGGTCTCCGTGTTTAAAGTGGCAGGCAATCAGTCGTCAATCTCTGCACCACAATTAACACACCGAGCCTTATCGCCAAAAGCGATGCTTCCTGCGGCGGCTGGCGCTGCACACCAAAATTCAGGGGACTGGACCAGCTTCTAA
- a CDS encoding RNA 2'-phosphotransferase, translated as MSNTNHAEVSKFLSYVLRHKPEAIGLTLNSDGWANIAGLITAAAKDGRLLTREVIQSVVDNSDKKRFSISPDGLSIRAAQGHSSSQVDMRYEPKVPPEFLYHGTATRFVDSINQQGLLSGSRQYVHLSADEATAINVGQRHGKPVVLKIRAQEMHQQGIIFYQADNGVWLTLTVPMPFIDE; from the coding sequence ATGAGCAACACGAATCATGCTGAGGTCAGCAAGTTTCTTAGCTACGTTTTACGGCACAAGCCCGAAGCTATTGGGTTAACGCTGAACAGCGACGGCTGGGCAAACATAGCGGGACTGATTACGGCTGCGGCTAAAGATGGACGGCTTCTTACCAGAGAAGTGATTCAGTCTGTCGTTGATAACAGTGACAAAAAGCGGTTTTCTATTTCGCCGGATGGGTTATCGATCCGTGCAGCGCAGGGGCACTCATCATCGCAGGTCGATATGCGTTATGAGCCCAAAGTGCCGCCCGAATTTCTTTACCACGGCACAGCAACCCGATTTGTCGACTCGATAAATCAGCAGGGTTTGCTTTCTGGTTCACGTCAGTATGTGCACTTGTCTGCCGATGAAGCCACGGCGATAAACGTCGGCCAGCGGCATGGCAAGCCCGTAGTATTAAAAATAAGGGCGCAGGAAATGCATCAACAAGGGATAATTTTTTATCAGGCGGATAACGGCGTCTGGTTAACCCTGACGGTTCCCATGCCGTTTATCGATGAATGA
- a CDS encoding valine--tRNA ligase encodes METKYNPQDIEQPLYEHWEKQGYFKPHGDTSKESFSIMIPPPNVTGSLHMGHAFQQTIMDTLIRYQRMQGKNTLWQAGTDHAGIATQMVVERKIAAEEGKTRHDYGREAFIDKIWQWKGESGGNITNQMRRLGNSVDWERERFTMDEGLSNAVKEVFVRLYKEDLIYRGKRLVNWDPKLRTAISDLEVENREVKGSMWHLRYPLADGVKTADGKDYLVVATTRPETVLGDTGVAVNPEDPRYKDLIGKEVILPLIGRRIPIVGDEHADMEKGTGCVKITPAHDFNDYEVGKRHQLPMVNILTFDGDIRQSAEIFDTNGEASTTCSSDIPEAFQGLERFAARKALVAAFDELGLLEEIKAHDLTVPYGDRGGVVIEPMLTDQWYVRAAVLAKPAVEAVEDGRIQFVPKQYENMYFSWMRDIQDWCISRQLWWGHRIPAWYDANGNVYVGRTEAEVRSENNLADDVVLNQDEDVLDTWFSSGLWTFSTLGWPEQTPDLKAFHPSSVMVSGFDIIFFWIARMIMLTMHFIKDEDGKPQVPFHTVYMTGLIRDDEGQKMSKSKGNVIDPLDMVDGISLEVLLEKRTGNMMQPQLAEKIRKRTEKQFPNGIEPHGTDALRFTLAALASTGRDINWDMKRLEGYRNFCNKLWNASRFVLMNTEDQDCGFGAGEKVLSLADRWILAEFNRTVKAYREALDGYRFDIAANILYEFTWNQFCDWYLELTKPVMNGGSEAELRGTRHTLVTVLEALLRLAHPIIPFITETIWLRVKTLKGISAAVRTNESIMLQPFPEFDAAQEDTLALNDLEWIKQAIIAVRNIRAEMNIAPGKPLEVLLRDVTGEAQRRVEENRSFIQTLARLESITLLPAGDKGPVSVTKLIDGAELLIPMAGLIDKAAELDRLTKEVAKIEAEIERIESKLSNEGFVARAPEAVVAKEREKLDGYAVAKAKLLDQHAVIAAL; translated from the coding sequence ATGGAAACGAAATATAACCCGCAAGATATCGAGCAGCCGCTCTACGAACACTGGGAAAAGCAAGGCTACTTCAAGCCGCACGGCGACACGAGTAAAGAAAGCTTCAGCATCATGATCCCGCCGCCCAACGTCACCGGCAGCTTGCATATGGGTCATGCTTTCCAGCAAACCATTATGGATACGTTGATCCGCTATCAGCGCATGCAGGGCAAAAATACCCTGTGGCAGGCGGGTACTGACCACGCGGGTATCGCCACGCAAATGGTCGTTGAGCGCAAGATCGCCGCAGAAGAAGGCAAAACTCGCCACGATTACGGCCGCGAAGCGTTCATCGACAAAATCTGGCAGTGGAAAGGTGAATCCGGTGGCAACATTACCAATCAGATGCGTCGTCTGGGTAACTCCGTCGACTGGGAGCGCGAGCGCTTCACCATGGATGAAGGCCTGTCCAACGCGGTGAAAGAAGTGTTCGTCCGTCTGTATAAAGAAGACCTGATTTACCGTGGCAAGCGTCTGGTGAACTGGGATCCGAAACTGCGCACCGCGATTTCCGATCTGGAAGTAGAAAATCGCGAAGTGAAAGGATCGATGTGGCACCTGCGCTACCCGCTGGCCGATGGTGTGAAAACCGCCGACGGTAAAGACTATCTGGTCGTCGCGACCACCCGCCCGGAAACCGTGCTGGGTGATACCGGTGTCGCCGTTAACCCGGAAGATCCGCGTTATAAAGATCTGATCGGCAAAGAGGTGATCTTGCCGCTGATTGGCCGTCGTATTCCGATCGTTGGCGACGAACATGCCGATATGGAAAAAGGCACCGGCTGTGTGAAGATCACGCCAGCGCACGACTTCAACGACTACGAAGTCGGTAAACGCCACCAGTTGCCGATGGTCAATATCCTGACGTTCGACGGTGATATCCGCCAGAGCGCTGAAATCTTTGATACCAATGGCGAAGCCAGCACCACTTGCAGCAGCGACATTCCCGAAGCCTTCCAGGGTCTGGAGCGTTTTGCCGCACGTAAAGCGCTGGTAGCCGCATTCGATGAGCTCGGCCTGCTGGAAGAGATCAAAGCGCACGATCTGACCGTTCCTTACGGTGACCGTGGCGGTGTTGTGATTGAGCCGATGCTGACCGACCAGTGGTATGTGCGTGCTGCCGTGCTGGCTAAGCCAGCGGTGGAAGCGGTGGAAGATGGTCGCATCCAGTTCGTACCAAAACAGTACGAAAACATGTACTTCAGTTGGATGCGCGACATTCAGGACTGGTGTATCTCCCGTCAGTTGTGGTGGGGTCACCGCATTCCGGCCTGGTACGATGCCAATGGCAACGTCTATGTCGGTCGCACCGAAGCGGAAGTACGCAGTGAAAACAACCTCGCTGACGATGTCGTTCTGAATCAGGATGAAGACGTACTGGATACCTGGTTCTCATCTGGGCTGTGGACGTTCTCTACGCTGGGTTGGCCAGAACAAACGCCAGATCTGAAAGCTTTCCACCCGAGCAGTGTGATGGTCAGCGGCTTCGACATCATCTTCTTCTGGATTGCCCGCATGATCATGCTGACCATGCACTTCATCAAAGATGAAGACGGCAAACCACAGGTGCCATTCCATACCGTCTACATGACCGGCCTGATCCGTGATGATGAAGGCCAGAAGATGTCCAAATCCAAAGGGAATGTTATCGACCCGCTGGATATGGTGGACGGCATTTCGCTGGAAGTCCTGCTGGAAAAACGTACTGGCAACATGATGCAGCCGCAGCTGGCGGAAAAAATCCGCAAGCGTACCGAGAAACAGTTCCCGAACGGTATCGAGCCTCACGGTACGGACGCCCTGCGCTTCACGCTGGCGGCGCTGGCCTCTACCGGTCGCGACATCAACTGGGACATGAAGCGTCTGGAAGGTTACCGCAACTTCTGTAACAAGCTGTGGAACGCTAGCCGTTTTGTGCTGATGAACACCGAAGATCAGGATTGTGGCTTTGGCGCAGGCGAGAAAGTGCTGTCACTGGCCGACCGCTGGATTCTGGCAGAATTCAACCGCACGGTGAAAGCCTACCGCGAGGCGCTGGACGGCTATCGCTTTGATATTGCGGCCAACATTCTGTACGAATTCACCTGGAACCAGTTCTGTGACTGGTATCTGGAGCTGACGAAACCCGTTATGAATGGCGGTTCAGAAGCGGAACTGCGCGGTACGCGTCACACGCTGGTTACCGTACTGGAAGCGTTGCTGCGTCTGGCGCATCCGATTATTCCATTCATTACCGAAACCATCTGGCTACGCGTTAAAACGCTGAAAGGCATTAGCGCCGCTGTTCGTACAAATGAAAGCATCATGTTGCAGCCGTTCCCTGAGTTCGATGCAGCGCAGGAAGATACGCTGGCGCTGAACGATCTGGAGTGGATCAAGCAGGCGATTATCGCAGTGCGTAACATTCGCGCAGAAATGAACATCGCCCCGGGCAAACCGCTGGAAGTGTTACTGCGTGATGTCACTGGTGAAGCACAGCGTCGCGTGGAAGAGAACCGCAGCTTCATCCAAACGCTGGCGCGTCTGGAAAGCATTACGCTGCTGCCTGCGGGCGATAAAGGTCCGGTTTCCGTCACTAAACTCATTGATGGTGCCGAGCTGTTAATTCCGATGGCAGGCCTGATCGATAAAGCGGCAGAGCTGGATCGTCTGACGAAAGAAGTAGCGAAAATCGAAGCAGAGATTGAGCGCATCGAAAGCAAGCTGTCCAACGAAGGCTTTGTGGCTCGCGCACCGGAAGCGGTCGTAGCCAAAGAGCGCGAGAAGTTGGACGGTTACGCCGTAGCGAAAGCCAAACTGCTGGATCAGCACGCGGTCATCGCTGCGCTGTAA
- a CDS encoding DNA polymerase III subunit chi: protein MKNATFYLLEHDSKSGELSAHEALACDLAAERWRAGKRVLIACEDEQQAIRLDEALWQRDPNAFVPHNLAGEGPRHGAPVELAWPQRRGNAPRDLLISLLPQFADFATAFHEVIDFVPYEDSLKQLARDRYKTYRSVGFQLTTATPPTH, encoded by the coding sequence ATGAAAAACGCAACGTTCTATCTTCTCGAACACGACAGCAAAAGCGGTGAGCTCAGCGCCCATGAGGCACTGGCATGCGATCTGGCGGCAGAACGTTGGCGAGCAGGAAAGCGCGTGCTGATTGCCTGTGAAGACGAGCAACAGGCCATCAGACTGGATGAAGCATTATGGCAGCGCGATCCCAATGCATTCGTGCCGCATAATCTGGCAGGCGAAGGGCCGCGTCACGGCGCGCCGGTCGAACTGGCATGGCCGCAGCGGCGTGGCAACGCGCCACGGGATCTGCTGATCAGCCTATTGCCACAGTTCGCAGATTTTGCCACCGCTTTCCATGAAGTGATAGACTTTGTCCCTTACGAAGACTCCTTGAAACAGTTGGCGCGCGACCGCTATAAAACCTATCGCAGCGTCGGCTTCCAATTGACCACGGCTACGCCGCCAACTCACTGA